The genomic window GACCTCCGGAACCCACTCGACGTCGCGAAGGCCCGCCTGCGAGCAGGACGCGAGCGGGCCGACGACGAACACTTCGAGCACGTCGAGCGTGCCCTCGACCGGCTGGACCGACGCATCGACGACGTGGTCGCCCTGGCAGACACCGGCGCGGCCGACCGCACCGAGTCGATCGACGTCGGCGCCGTGGCGGAGCGGGCCTGGGCGGACTGCCGGACTGGGCGGGCTAGGCTGGCCGTTCGGGGGCCGTTCCCCGCGGTCGAGGCAGACGAGAGCGGCGTCCGCCGCATCTTCGAGAACCTGTTCCGTAACGCCGTCGAGCACGGCTCGACGAGCCTTCACTCGGCACACCCTCGTGAAGACGCCGTCGAGCACGGCTCGACGAGCCCTCGATCGAAGTCGTCTCGCGAGGACGCCGCCGACCACGGGCTGCCTCCCGAAGCGGGTGGAGAGAAACACCCGGGAGCCAGGGTCGCCGACGATGGATCGCCGGCGGAACTGACTGTGACCGTCGACCGGCTCACGGATCCCGACGGGTTCTCCGTCGAAGACGACGGTTCTGGGATCCCCGAGGATATTCGAGACCGGCTCTTCGACCCCGGCGTCAGCGGCGAGGAGCACGGGACGGGGCTCGGCCTGGCGATCGTCGATCGGATCGCCGATCGACACGGCTGGACGGTCGCGGCGACGACCGGGGACGACGGGGGCGCGCGCTTCGAGATCGTTGGCGTGGACTTCGACGCCGACGACACCCTGTCCGAGAGCGACGCCCGATGACGCGCCACGAACGACCGCCGGGCGCGCCCGGACGAGAGCGTTTAAGCGGATCACGGAGCCACCTACGTGCGATGGGGGACCCACTCGAGCACGCGCCGATCGGGGTCGTCGCACTGGACGCGAACGACTGCGTTCGGTCGCTCAATCCCCGTGCCTGTGAGTTGCTGTCCGTGACTCCCGACGACGCCGAGGGTGAGCCCCTCGACGACGTGTTTCCGCGGTCGGTGGACGAGGGCGTACGGGAAGCGCTCGCGGCGGAGCCGGCAACCGAGGGGGTGGACCGGGACCCACGCGATCGGCCCATCGAGGAGTACTACCCCGCACTCGAGCACTGGCTCGCGGTGACGGTCGTCCCGGACGGCGAGGGCGGGACGGTCCTCTACGTCGAGGAGACGACGGACGAACACCGCGCGGAGCGTCGGGAGGCCGAGCTCGTCGACGACCTCGATCGGCTCGGACTCACGAACGAACTCGTCGCGGACGTGCTCGACGCGCTGGTCGACGCCTCGACGCGCTCGGAGATCGCCACGCGGATCTGCGATCGCCTGGGAACGGCCGACCGGTTCGACTTCGCGTGGGTCGGTGAGCGGGAGATCGGCTCGGACGGCATCGCGATCAGAGCCGCAGACGGGACGACCGATCAGACGCTCGACGCGATCGAGACACTGCTCGCGGGCGACGAGGCAATTCCGGAGCGGCGCGTGATCGACAGCGGGTCGGTCGAGGTCGTGCAGCCACTCGGCGCCGACGAGTCGGTGCCGGAGCCGATCCGCCGCGCGGCCTTCGCCGACGGGCTCCAGTCGCTGCTCGCGATCCCGCTCCGGTACGGCTCGAGCGTCTACGGCGTCGTCGGCGTCTACGCGTCGGACCGGGCGGCGTTCTCCGACCGCGAGGCGAGTAGCTTCGCCACGGTCGGTGAGATGGCGGGCTTCGCGATCAACGCGACGCGACAGCGCGCGCTGCTCGAATCGAGCACCGTCGTCGAACTGCGGTTCGACCTGACCGGCGTCGCGTCCCCGTTCGTCGAGAGTGCCGTCGAGGCCGACGCCGCGCTGTCGCTGGAAGGAACGGTTCACCGCGGCGAGGACCTACTCTGTTACCTCGACGTCGCGTCGGCAGCGCCGTCGACCGTCGCGTCGGCGCTGCAGGACCGCGAGGCAGTGTCGGCGACGCGCATCGTCTCGACGGAGGACGCGGCGGGGTCGATCGAGGCGGCGATCGCACCCTCGACGCCGATCGGCGTCCTTGATTCCCAGGGGCTGACCCTCGAGTCCGCGACCTTCGAACCCGGCGAGCACCGCGTGACCGTCGAGGTCCCGCCCGAGGAGGACGTTCGCCGCATCGCCGA from Salinarchaeum sp. Harcht-Bsk1 includes these protein-coding regions:
- a CDS encoding HAMP domain-containing sensor histidine kinase: MTGEAPTGGTVALEDAPLPTIAVDIVDGTPRIAGVNEPFRSRFGDVTVDSRLHDALTAAGFDVDDGALTPARLESGLRQSIRRTNEDESSSGAGDSHVLLSIPVSEGGALVVLLADVWAGPGPGPGRGESDARTDATAVANGEDRGKADPTTEQSLAAFASAIGHDLRNPLDVAKARLRAGRERADDEHFEHVERALDRLDRRIDDVVALADTGAADRTESIDVGAVAERAWADCRTGRARLAVRGPFPAVEADESGVRRIFENLFRNAVEHGSTSLHSAHPREDAVEHGSTSPRSKSSREDAADHGLPPEAGGEKHPGARVADDGSPAELTVTVDRLTDPDGFSVEDDGSGIPEDIRDRLFDPGVSGEEHGTGLGLAIVDRIADRHGWTVAATTGDDGGARFEIVGVDFDADDTLSESDAR
- a CDS encoding bacterio-opsin activator domain-containing protein, coding for MGDPLEHAPIGVVALDANDCVRSLNPRACELLSVTPDDAEGEPLDDVFPRSVDEGVREALAAEPATEGVDRDPRDRPIEEYYPALEHWLAVTVVPDGEGGTVLYVEETTDEHRAERREAELVDDLDRLGLTNELVADVLDALVDASTRSEIATRICDRLGTADRFDFAWVGEREIGSDGIAIRAADGTTDQTLDAIETLLAGDEAIPERRVIDSGSVEVVQPLGADESVPEPIRRAAFADGLQSLLAIPLRYGSSVYGVVGVYASDRAAFSDREASSFATVGEMAGFAINATRQRALLESSTVVELRFDLTGVASPFVESAVEADAALSLEGTVHRGEDLLCYLDVASAAPSTVASALQDREAVSATRIVSTEDAAGSIEAAIAPSTPIGVLDSQGLTLESATFEPGEHRVTVEVPPEEDVRRIADAFVRAFDASVEAKLERQRTDPTAAEVGSALHDRLTEYQERALRTALFAEYFESPRGSTAEEVAEALDITAPTLLYHLRAGQRKLLEEHFDADR